A section of the Ovis canadensis isolate MfBH-ARS-UI-01 breed Bighorn chromosome 1, ARS-UI_OviCan_v2, whole genome shotgun sequence genome encodes:
- the MFSD14A gene encoding hippocampus abundant transcript 1 protein has product MTQGKKKKRAANRSIMLAKKIIIKDGGTPQGIGSPSVYHAVIVIFLEFFAWGLLTAPTLVVLHETFPKHTFLMNGLIQGVKGLLSFLSAPLIGALSDVWGRKSFLLLTVFFTCAPIPLMKISPWWYFAVISVSGVFAVTFSVVFAYVADITQEHERSMAYGLVSATFAASLVTSPAIGAYLGRVYGDSLVVVLATAIALLDICFILVAVPESLPEKMRPASWGAPISWEQADPFASLKKVGQDSIVLLICITVFLSYLPEAGQYSSFFLYLRQIMKFSPESVAAFIAVLGILSIIAQTIVLSLLMRSIGNKNTILLGLGFQILQLAWYGFGSEPWMMWAAGAVAAMSSITFPAVSALVSRTADADQQGVVQGMITGIRGLCNGLGPALYGFIFYIFHVELKELPMTGTDLGTNTSPQHHFEQNSIIPGPPFLFGACSVLLALLVALFIPEHTNLSLRSSSWRKHCGSHSHPHSTQAPGEAKEPLLQDTNV; this is encoded by the exons CCTCAAGGAATAGGTTCTCCTAGTGTTTATCATGCAGTTATCGTCATCTTTTTGGAGTTTTTCGCTTGGGGATTATTGACAGCACCCACCTTGGTG gtattACATGAAACCTTCCCTAAACATACATTTCTGATGAATGGCCTAATTCAAGGAGTAAAG GGTTTGTTGTCATTCCTCAGTGCCCCTCTTATTGGTGCTCTTTCTGATGTTTGGGGCCGAAAATCCTTCTTGCTGCTAACAGTATTTTTCACGTGTGCCCCAATTCCTCTAATGAAAATCAGCCCATG GTGGTACTTTGCTGTTATCTCTGTTTCTGGGGTTTTTGCAGTGACTTTCTCCGTGGTATTTGCATATGTAGCAGATATAACCCAAGAACATGAAAGAAGTATGGCGTATGGCCTG GTTTCGGCAACGTTCGCTGCAAGTCTGGTAACCAGCCCTGCAATTGGGGCTTATCTTGGACGAGTGTATGGGGACAGCTTGGTGGTGGTCCTGGCGACAGCGATAGCTTTGCTAGATATTTGTTTTATCCTGGTTGCTGTGCCGGAGTCATTACCTGAGAAGATGCGGCCTGCGTCGTGGGGAGCACCCATTTCCTGGGAACAGGCTGACCCCTTTGCG TCCTTAAAAAAGGTGGGCCAAGACTCCATCGTGCTGCTCATCTGCATTACCGTGTTTCTCTCCTACTTACCAGAGGCAGGCCAATATTCCAGCTTTTTTTTATACCTCAGACAG ATAATGAAATTTTCACCAGAAAGTGTTGCAGCATTTATAGCAGTCCTTGGCATTCTTTCTATTATTGCACAG acCATAGTCTTGAGTTTACTTATGAGGTCAATTGGAAATAAGAACACCATTTTATTGGGTCTGGGATTTCAAATATTACAACTGGCATGGTATGGCTTTGGTTCAGAACCTTG gaTGATGTGGGCTGCTGGGGCAGTGGCAGCCATGTCTAGCATTACCTTTCCAGCTGTCAGCGCACTGGTTTCACGAACTGCTGATGCTGATCAACAAG GTGTCGTTCAAGGAATGATAACAGGAATTCGAGGATTATGCAATGGTCTGGGACCAGCTCTTTATGgatttattttctacatattcCATGTGGAACTAAAAGAACTGCCAATGACAGGAACAGACTTGGGAACAAACACAAGCCCACAGCACCACTTTGAACAG aatTCCATCATCCCTGGCCCCCCCTTCCTCTTTGGAGCCTGTTCAGTACTGCTGGCTCTGCTTGTTGCCTTGTTTATTCCGGAACATACCAATTTAAGCTTACGGTCCAGCAGTTGGAGAAAGCACTGTGGTAGTCACAGCCATCCTCACAGTACACAAGCGCCAGGAGAGGCCAAAGAACCTTTACTCCAGGACACAAACGTGTGA